In a genomic window of Oncorhynchus keta strain PuntledgeMale-10-30-2019 chromosome 28, Oket_V2, whole genome shotgun sequence:
- the LOC118361038 gene encoding collagen alpha-1(XX) chain isoform X1 produces the protein MPLHCQRPGCPALMGPFLVTLLVLMNSGVHSQGRLKLTVLSQDRLQMKWKEAEGPVQGYKVRVKPISEVPQPELMLTTTRGRATVAGLDSSQEYALQVLVLNGTLEKLIAKRRFTIEGLREEELVRSGSREQRRKALPGGSGSGELDDPIEALVAVPTVVYHEPATTTTTTTEPPTTPETTTQNNELVTEKAPKEKRKRKKEKDRSKVDNKEEQGTTQGKPVEDENSDREKVRKTIPTQPVTVVSTRKAFECDTTAAADVVMLVDGSWSIGRTNFRRVRDFLEGLVTPFHIGPDRVQIALSQYSGDPRTEWQLNNFTTKEQLLEAVRNFRYKGGNTFTGQALLHVLEENLRHESGARPDTPRILILLTDGKSQDDAIAAANRLKNTGVEIIAVGVKNADESELRQVASEPLEINVYNVNDFPLLSKLVDRLVHILCGKIEERSIAKRNERPTEDPVLYYPSPTDLEFSDLGPREVQLSWTGPTRPVLQYRVVFHSAEGQSPQEVVVNGTVSSVLLGGLSSQTHYHISIFPVYDDNVGLALRGTITTLPLAMPEGLEVTPSSPSSLRVRWGATAGATQYMVLYSSLSHGEPDDAKEVKFGADQTDVMLGGLIPVTDYSVTLYALYDEDPSDPVTAIATTYPLPSPVSMQFPKVSHSMVRVSWVPGVVDVPGHRITCSTNHGSDVKQVEVTGVNSVLLQNLSSLSRYLVSVQSQYEQGLSSPLTANVTTLRVPAPSDLRVTNFSGSDITVRWESAADDVVSYLIKWISLSGGDLRQLRVDGDSEGAILEGVQDDKEYQISLSALYADGAQSEAVAIRYSTLSGGGPSSVSISEETAVSLLVSWVPPNAHVLQYHVSYTALTGGETQESTVLVSGSERRTLLQTLLPDTRYSILVTAEYRNREGGSASAQGKTISLRVSSVSVMRSDHSSICVSWRPVSAVSGYRIAIQSFKDKQTKQEIVDASSSSYCFTELEPETVYRISVHSRLDTVEGAAVSILHPTASSPARIPIHPRLHPIRNEVCPEVTIRNSIVKGFDMMEAFGLTQRAYSSVEGVAAEPFVFNTLHTYTVYRDIQLTQSTGFIHPAGFSPEHTISIAFRLLQDTPREPFALWQLTDNDFQPKMGVVLDPVSKLLLYFSLDYRGEVQELTFDQPQVHRLFYGSFHKIHLSISQVSVSLSVDCQHVGERPARPLGTLPTDGFETLGKLMKTRGPHSGSAPFQLQSFEIVCNTTWALEDTCCDLPGLRDEESCPAPAYACTCTSDIPGAPGVMGPPGKPGPRGEKGEKGEEGQKGEIGPSGKMGSEGVLGPLGNRGPRGLTVQGKVGPPGARGVKGEVGKPGGQGLPGPPGPKGNEGAPGSKGIRGVEGNMGGPGITGPRGFQGMPGHPGVVGERGPLGGVGPTGLPGNKGERGEKGEPQSMAMIFQLVTQACEQLVHNEVLKLDLFLNEMSRKPVPIEEPVGPPGEPGIPGGKGPPGQRGNQGRLGTSGEPGKSGYPGEQGRRGVPGEKGSLGPNVQGPQGIKGFAGLPGEAKLGSPGPRGEDGQTGPPGIAGAFGQAGEIGPPGVCDSSGCHRGAQTQAEDPYFGYQP, from the exons aGGTACCCCAGCCGGAGCTGATGCTGACGACCACGCGTGGCCGGGCCACAGTGGCAGGTCTGGACTCCAGCCAGGAATACGCCCTCCAGGTCCTAGTGCTCAACGGCACACTGGAGAAACTCATCGCCAAGAGACGCTTCACCA TTGAGGGCTTGCGAGAGGAGGAGTTGGTCCGTAGTGGCAGTCGAGAACAGCGGCGGAAGGCCCTACCAggggggtcagggtcaggtgagCTGGATGACCCCATAGAGGCCCTGGTAGCTGTACCCACTGTGGTCTACCATGAGCCggcaaccaccaccaccaccactacag AACCTCCAACTACTCCAGAAACAACTACCCAGAATAATGAGTTGGTGACAGAGAAGGCTCccaaagagaagaggaagaggaagaaagagaaggatCGCTCCAAGGTGGACAATAAGGAGGAGCAGGGGACAACTCAGGGGAAACCAGTAGAGGATGAGAACTCTGACAGGGAGAAAGTCAGGAAGACAATCCCCACCCAGCCTGTCACAG TGGTGTCCACTCGGAAGGCCTTTGAGTGTGACACGACCGCAGCCGCTGACGTGGTCATGTTGGTGGACGGCTCCTGGAGCATTGGACGCACCAACTTCAGACGTGTCAGGGACTTCCTGGAGGGTCTAGTCACGCCTTTCCATATCGGCCCAGACAGGGTGCAGATAG CCCTTTCTCAGTACAGTGGAGACCCTCGCACTGAGTGGCAGCTCAACAACTTCACTACCAAAGAGCAACTGCTGGAGGCTGTCAGGAACTTCAGATACAAGGGCGGCAACACCTTCACGGGCCAGGCTCTGCTGCATGTCCTGGAGGAGAACCTGAGACACGAGTCGGGGGCGAGGCCGGACACCCCTCGTATCCTGATCCTCCTGACGGATGGGAAGTCACAGGATGACGCCATCGCTGCAGCCAACCGGCTGAAGAACACCGGCGTGGAGATCATTGCCGTAG GTGTAAAGAACGCAGACGAATCAGAGCTGAGGCAGGTGGCGTCTGAGCCTCTGGAGATCAATGTCTACAATGTGAATGACTTCCCTCTGCTCAGCAAATTGGTGGACCGACTGGTGCACATCCTCTGTGGGAAGATAGAGGAGCGCAGCATTGCTAAGA GAAACGAAAGGCCGACAGAGGACCCTGTGCTCTACTACCCAAGCCCCACAGACCTGGAGTTCTCTGATCTGGGCCCCAGGGAGGTGCAGCTGAGCTGGACTGGACCTACCCGACCTGTCCTGCAGTACAGAGTGGTGTTCCACAGCGCCGAGGGACAGAGCCCACAGGAG GTGGTTGTGAATGGGACCGTCTCCAGTGTTCTGCTGGGTGGACTCTCCTCCCAGACCCACTACCACATATCAATCTTTCCTGTCTACGATGACAACGTTGGTCTGGCCCTCAGAGGGACCATCACCACAT TGCCCCTGGCCATGCCAGAGGGTCTGGAGGTGACCCCCTCGTCCCCCAGCAGTCTGAGGGTGCGTTGGGGTGCCACCGCGGGGGCCACTCAGTATATggttctctactcctccctcagCCACGGAGAGCCCGACGATGCCAAGGAG GTGAAGTTTGGGGCAGACCAGACTGATGTGATGCTGGGTGGTCTGATACCAGTGACAGACTACTCTGTCACCCTGTATGCCCTGTATGACGAGGACCCCAGCGACCCTGTCACCGCTATCGCCACCACAT ACCCGTTGCCCTCCCCCGTCAGCATGCAGTTTCCCAAGGTGAGCCACAGCATGGTCAGGGTCAGCTGGGTTCCTGGAGTGGTTGATGTTCCCGGTCACAGAATCACCTGCAGCACCAACCATGGCAGTGATGTCAAACAG gtgGAGGTGACAGGTGTGAACTCGGTGCTGCTACAgaacctgtcctctctgtctagGTACTTGGTGTCGGTGCAGTCACAGTATGAGCAGGGCCTGTCCTCACCGCTCACAGCCAACGTCACCACAT tgAGGGTACCAGCCCCCTCTGATCTCCGAGTCACAAACTTCTCAGGAAGTGACATCACAGTTCGATGGGAGTCAGCCGCCGATGACGTTGTCTCCTACCTGATTAAATGGATCTCACTCAGTGGAGGGGACCTCAGACAG ttGAGGGTGGATGGGGACAGCGAGGGGGCCATATTGGAGGGGGTGCAGGACGATAAGGAGTATCAGATTTCACTGTCTGCCCTCTACGCCGATGGAGCACAGAGTGAGGCAGTGGCTATACGATACAGCACCT TGTCAGGTGGCGGCCCTTCTAGTGTGTCCATCTCAGAGGAGACTGCAGTCAGTCTCCTGGTGAGCTGGGTTCCTCCCAACGCCCATGTACTGCAATACCATGTATCCTACACCGCCCTGACgggaggagagacacaggagagcact GTGTTGGTTTCAGGCAGCGAGAGACGAACATTGCTGCAGACCCTGCTACCAGACACACGCTACAGCATCCTGGTCACTGCGGAGTACCGCAACCGAGAGGGAGGGAGCGCCTCCGCACAGGGCAAGACCA TCAGTCTGCGAGTGAGCAGTGTCAGTGTGATGAGGTCTGATCACTCCAGTATCTGCGTGTCTTGGAGGCCTGTTTCAGCAGTCAGCGGTTACCGCATTGCCATCCAGTCTTTCAAAG ACAAGCAGACAAAGCAGGAGATAGTGGATGCATCAAGCAGCAGCTACTGTTTCACTGAGCTGGAGCCAGAGACTGTGTACCGCATCAGTGTGCACTCCCGCCTCGACACTGTAGAGGGAGCTGCCGTCTCCATTCTCCACCCCACAG CATCGTCCCCAGCCAGAATCCCCATTCATCCCAGACTGCACCCAATTCGCAATGAAG TTTGCCCTGAGGTGACTATCAGAAACAGCATTGTAAAAG ggTTCGATATGATGGAGGCTTTTGGTCTGACCCAGAGGGCTTACTCATCTGTGGAGGGGGTGGCTGCTGAGCCTTTTGTCTTCAATACTCTACACACCTATACTGTGTACAGAGACATCCAACTGACTCAGAGCACAGG ATTCATCCACCCAGCAGGCTTTTCTCCAGAGCACACCATCAGTATAGCTTTCCGTCTGCTACAGGACACCCCCAGGGAGCCCTTTGCCCTCTGGCAACTCACCGACAACGACTTCCAGCCCAAGATGGGCGTGGTGCTGGACC CTGTGAGCAAACTGTTGCTGTACTTCAGTCTGGACTACAGAGGGGAGGTTCAGGAGCTCACCTTCGACCAGCCACAGGTCCACAGGCTGTTCTACGGAAGCTTCCACAAG ATCCACCTGTCTATCAGCCAGGTGAGCGTATCCCTGTCTGTGGACTGCCAGCATGTGGGTGAGAGGCCCGCACGGCCACTGGGGACTCTGCCCACCGACGGTTTTGAGACACTGGGCAAACTGATGAAGACCCGTGGACCACACAGCGGCTCTGCCCCG TTCCAGCTACAGTCCTTTGAGATTGTGTGCAACACCACCTGGGCATTAGAGGACACCTGCTGTGATTTGCCAGGCCTG agggatgaggagagctGCCCCGCCCCTGCCTATGCCTGCACCTGTACCTCCGACATACCTGGAGCTCCTGGGGTCATGGGTCCTCCT GGCAAACCGGGTCCTCGTGGAGAAAAGGGtgaaaagggagaggagggccaAAAG GGTGAGATAGGCCCTTCAGGGAAAATGGGGTCAGAAGGCGTTCTTGGGCCCCTGGGAAATCGTGGCCCTCGGGGACTGACAGTTCAGGGCAAAGTG GGACCTCCAGGGGCTCGGGGTGTGAAGGGGGAGGTGGGAAAGCCAGGTGGGCAG ggTTTACCAGGTCCTCCTGGACCCAAAGGGAACGAAGGAGCCCCAGGCTCCAAG GGCATCAGAGGAGTTGAGGGGAACATGGGCGGACCAGGGATTACTGGACCTAGG GGTTTCCAGGGTATGCCAGGACACCCAGGGGTTGTTGGAGAGAGGGGTCCTTTAGGGGGGGTGGGGCCGACC GGTCTTCCTGGGAATAAAGGTGAAAGGGGAGAGAAG GGAGAGCCTCAGTCCATGGCAATGATCTTCCAGCTGGTCACACAGGCCTGTGAGCAACTGGTGCACA ACGAGGTGCTGAAGCTGGATTTGTTCCTGAATGAGATGAGCCGCAAGCCTGTGCCCATTGAGGAGCCAGTGGGTCCCCCAGGAGAGCCTGGTATACCAGGGGGAAAGGGCCCACCAGGACAGAGGGGGAACCAGGGAAGACTGGGAACTAGTGGGGAACCAGGGAAGTCTGGATACCCAGGAGAGCAGG GACGTAGAGGTGTCCCCGGGGAGAAAGGCAGCTTAGGGCCCAATGTCCAGGGACCACAGGGAATCAAAGGATTTGCAG GTCTCCCAGGAGAGGCCAAGCTGGGCAGTCCCGGCCCTAGAGGAGAGGATGGCCAGACGGGACCTCCGGGCATCGCAGGAGCATTCGGGCAGGCAGGAGAGATCGGTCCCCCTGGTGTTTGTGATAGCAGTGGCTGTCATAGAGGTGCTCAGACACAAGCAG AGGACCCATATTTTGGATACCAGCCTTGA
- the LOC118361038 gene encoding collagen alpha-1(XIV) chain isoform X2, protein MPLHCQRPGCPALMGPFLVTLLVLMNSGVHSQGRLKLTVLSQDRLQMKWKEAEGPVQGYKVRVKPISEVPQPELMLTTTRGRATVAGLDSSQEYALQVLVLNGTLEKLIAKRRFTIEGLREEELVRSGSREQRRKALPGGSGSEPPTTPETTTQNNELVTEKAPKEKRKRKKEKDRSKVDNKEEQGTTQGKPVEDENSDREKVRKTIPTQPVTVVSTRKAFECDTTAAADVVMLVDGSWSIGRTNFRRVRDFLEGLVTPFHIGPDRVQIALSQYSGDPRTEWQLNNFTTKEQLLEAVRNFRYKGGNTFTGQALLHVLEENLRHESGARPDTPRILILLTDGKSQDDAIAAANRLKNTGVEIIAVGVKNADESELRQVASEPLEINVYNVNDFPLLSKLVDRLVHILCGKIEERSIAKRNERPTEDPVLYYPSPTDLEFSDLGPREVQLSWTGPTRPVLQYRVVFHSAEGQSPQEVVVNGTVSSVLLGGLSSQTHYHISIFPVYDDNVGLALRGTITTLPLAMPEGLEVTPSSPSSLRVRWGATAGATQYMVLYSSLSHGEPDDAKEVKFGADQTDVMLGGLIPVTDYSVTLYALYDEDPSDPVTAIATTYPLPSPVSMQFPKVSHSMVRVSWVPGVVDVPGHRITCSTNHGSDVKQVEVTGVNSVLLQNLSSLSRYLVSVQSQYEQGLSSPLTANVTTLRVPAPSDLRVTNFSGSDITVRWESAADDVVSYLIKWISLSGGDLRQLRVDGDSEGAILEGVQDDKEYQISLSALYADGAQSEAVAIRYSTLSGGGPSSVSISEETAVSLLVSWVPPNAHVLQYHVSYTALTGGETQESTVLVSGSERRTLLQTLLPDTRYSILVTAEYRNREGGSASAQGKTISLRVSSVSVMRSDHSSICVSWRPVSAVSGYRIAIQSFKDKQTKQEIVDASSSSYCFTELEPETVYRISVHSRLDTVEGAAVSILHPTASSPARIPIHPRLHPIRNEVCPEVTIRNSIVKGFDMMEAFGLTQRAYSSVEGVAAEPFVFNTLHTYTVYRDIQLTQSTGFIHPAGFSPEHTISIAFRLLQDTPREPFALWQLTDNDFQPKMGVVLDPVSKLLLYFSLDYRGEVQELTFDQPQVHRLFYGSFHKIHLSISQVSVSLSVDCQHVGERPARPLGTLPTDGFETLGKLMKTRGPHSGSAPFQLQSFEIVCNTTWALEDTCCDLPGLRDEESCPAPAYACTCTSDIPGAPGVMGPPGKPGPRGEKGEKGEEGQKGEIGPSGKMGSEGVLGPLGNRGPRGLTVQGKVGPPGARGVKGEVGKPGGQGLPGPPGPKGNEGAPGSKGIRGVEGNMGGPGITGPRGFQGMPGHPGVVGERGPLGGVGPTGLPGNKGERGEKGEPQSMAMIFQLVTQACEQLVHNEVLKLDLFLNEMSRKPVPIEEPVGPPGEPGIPGGKGPPGQRGNQGRLGTSGEPGKSGYPGEQGRRGVPGEKGSLGPNVQGPQGIKGFAGLPGEAKLGSPGPRGEDGQTGPPGIAGAFGQAGEIGPPGVCDSSGCHRGAQTQAEDPYFGYQP, encoded by the exons aGGTACCCCAGCCGGAGCTGATGCTGACGACCACGCGTGGCCGGGCCACAGTGGCAGGTCTGGACTCCAGCCAGGAATACGCCCTCCAGGTCCTAGTGCTCAACGGCACACTGGAGAAACTCATCGCCAAGAGACGCTTCACCA TTGAGGGCTTGCGAGAGGAGGAGTTGGTCCGTAGTGGCAGTCGAGAACAGCGGCGGAAGGCCCTACCAggggggtcagggtcag AACCTCCAACTACTCCAGAAACAACTACCCAGAATAATGAGTTGGTGACAGAGAAGGCTCccaaagagaagaggaagaggaagaaagagaaggatCGCTCCAAGGTGGACAATAAGGAGGAGCAGGGGACAACTCAGGGGAAACCAGTAGAGGATGAGAACTCTGACAGGGAGAAAGTCAGGAAGACAATCCCCACCCAGCCTGTCACAG TGGTGTCCACTCGGAAGGCCTTTGAGTGTGACACGACCGCAGCCGCTGACGTGGTCATGTTGGTGGACGGCTCCTGGAGCATTGGACGCACCAACTTCAGACGTGTCAGGGACTTCCTGGAGGGTCTAGTCACGCCTTTCCATATCGGCCCAGACAGGGTGCAGATAG CCCTTTCTCAGTACAGTGGAGACCCTCGCACTGAGTGGCAGCTCAACAACTTCACTACCAAAGAGCAACTGCTGGAGGCTGTCAGGAACTTCAGATACAAGGGCGGCAACACCTTCACGGGCCAGGCTCTGCTGCATGTCCTGGAGGAGAACCTGAGACACGAGTCGGGGGCGAGGCCGGACACCCCTCGTATCCTGATCCTCCTGACGGATGGGAAGTCACAGGATGACGCCATCGCTGCAGCCAACCGGCTGAAGAACACCGGCGTGGAGATCATTGCCGTAG GTGTAAAGAACGCAGACGAATCAGAGCTGAGGCAGGTGGCGTCTGAGCCTCTGGAGATCAATGTCTACAATGTGAATGACTTCCCTCTGCTCAGCAAATTGGTGGACCGACTGGTGCACATCCTCTGTGGGAAGATAGAGGAGCGCAGCATTGCTAAGA GAAACGAAAGGCCGACAGAGGACCCTGTGCTCTACTACCCAAGCCCCACAGACCTGGAGTTCTCTGATCTGGGCCCCAGGGAGGTGCAGCTGAGCTGGACTGGACCTACCCGACCTGTCCTGCAGTACAGAGTGGTGTTCCACAGCGCCGAGGGACAGAGCCCACAGGAG GTGGTTGTGAATGGGACCGTCTCCAGTGTTCTGCTGGGTGGACTCTCCTCCCAGACCCACTACCACATATCAATCTTTCCTGTCTACGATGACAACGTTGGTCTGGCCCTCAGAGGGACCATCACCACAT TGCCCCTGGCCATGCCAGAGGGTCTGGAGGTGACCCCCTCGTCCCCCAGCAGTCTGAGGGTGCGTTGGGGTGCCACCGCGGGGGCCACTCAGTATATggttctctactcctccctcagCCACGGAGAGCCCGACGATGCCAAGGAG GTGAAGTTTGGGGCAGACCAGACTGATGTGATGCTGGGTGGTCTGATACCAGTGACAGACTACTCTGTCACCCTGTATGCCCTGTATGACGAGGACCCCAGCGACCCTGTCACCGCTATCGCCACCACAT ACCCGTTGCCCTCCCCCGTCAGCATGCAGTTTCCCAAGGTGAGCCACAGCATGGTCAGGGTCAGCTGGGTTCCTGGAGTGGTTGATGTTCCCGGTCACAGAATCACCTGCAGCACCAACCATGGCAGTGATGTCAAACAG gtgGAGGTGACAGGTGTGAACTCGGTGCTGCTACAgaacctgtcctctctgtctagGTACTTGGTGTCGGTGCAGTCACAGTATGAGCAGGGCCTGTCCTCACCGCTCACAGCCAACGTCACCACAT tgAGGGTACCAGCCCCCTCTGATCTCCGAGTCACAAACTTCTCAGGAAGTGACATCACAGTTCGATGGGAGTCAGCCGCCGATGACGTTGTCTCCTACCTGATTAAATGGATCTCACTCAGTGGAGGGGACCTCAGACAG ttGAGGGTGGATGGGGACAGCGAGGGGGCCATATTGGAGGGGGTGCAGGACGATAAGGAGTATCAGATTTCACTGTCTGCCCTCTACGCCGATGGAGCACAGAGTGAGGCAGTGGCTATACGATACAGCACCT TGTCAGGTGGCGGCCCTTCTAGTGTGTCCATCTCAGAGGAGACTGCAGTCAGTCTCCTGGTGAGCTGGGTTCCTCCCAACGCCCATGTACTGCAATACCATGTATCCTACACCGCCCTGACgggaggagagacacaggagagcact GTGTTGGTTTCAGGCAGCGAGAGACGAACATTGCTGCAGACCCTGCTACCAGACACACGCTACAGCATCCTGGTCACTGCGGAGTACCGCAACCGAGAGGGAGGGAGCGCCTCCGCACAGGGCAAGACCA TCAGTCTGCGAGTGAGCAGTGTCAGTGTGATGAGGTCTGATCACTCCAGTATCTGCGTGTCTTGGAGGCCTGTTTCAGCAGTCAGCGGTTACCGCATTGCCATCCAGTCTTTCAAAG ACAAGCAGACAAAGCAGGAGATAGTGGATGCATCAAGCAGCAGCTACTGTTTCACTGAGCTGGAGCCAGAGACTGTGTACCGCATCAGTGTGCACTCCCGCCTCGACACTGTAGAGGGAGCTGCCGTCTCCATTCTCCACCCCACAG CATCGTCCCCAGCCAGAATCCCCATTCATCCCAGACTGCACCCAATTCGCAATGAAG TTTGCCCTGAGGTGACTATCAGAAACAGCATTGTAAAAG ggTTCGATATGATGGAGGCTTTTGGTCTGACCCAGAGGGCTTACTCATCTGTGGAGGGGGTGGCTGCTGAGCCTTTTGTCTTCAATACTCTACACACCTATACTGTGTACAGAGACATCCAACTGACTCAGAGCACAGG ATTCATCCACCCAGCAGGCTTTTCTCCAGAGCACACCATCAGTATAGCTTTCCGTCTGCTACAGGACACCCCCAGGGAGCCCTTTGCCCTCTGGCAACTCACCGACAACGACTTCCAGCCCAAGATGGGCGTGGTGCTGGACC CTGTGAGCAAACTGTTGCTGTACTTCAGTCTGGACTACAGAGGGGAGGTTCAGGAGCTCACCTTCGACCAGCCACAGGTCCACAGGCTGTTCTACGGAAGCTTCCACAAG ATCCACCTGTCTATCAGCCAGGTGAGCGTATCCCTGTCTGTGGACTGCCAGCATGTGGGTGAGAGGCCCGCACGGCCACTGGGGACTCTGCCCACCGACGGTTTTGAGACACTGGGCAAACTGATGAAGACCCGTGGACCACACAGCGGCTCTGCCCCG TTCCAGCTACAGTCCTTTGAGATTGTGTGCAACACCACCTGGGCATTAGAGGACACCTGCTGTGATTTGCCAGGCCTG agggatgaggagagctGCCCCGCCCCTGCCTATGCCTGCACCTGTACCTCCGACATACCTGGAGCTCCTGGGGTCATGGGTCCTCCT GGCAAACCGGGTCCTCGTGGAGAAAAGGGtgaaaagggagaggagggccaAAAG GGTGAGATAGGCCCTTCAGGGAAAATGGGGTCAGAAGGCGTTCTTGGGCCCCTGGGAAATCGTGGCCCTCGGGGACTGACAGTTCAGGGCAAAGTG GGACCTCCAGGGGCTCGGGGTGTGAAGGGGGAGGTGGGAAAGCCAGGTGGGCAG ggTTTACCAGGTCCTCCTGGACCCAAAGGGAACGAAGGAGCCCCAGGCTCCAAG GGCATCAGAGGAGTTGAGGGGAACATGGGCGGACCAGGGATTACTGGACCTAGG GGTTTCCAGGGTATGCCAGGACACCCAGGGGTTGTTGGAGAGAGGGGTCCTTTAGGGGGGGTGGGGCCGACC GGTCTTCCTGGGAATAAAGGTGAAAGGGGAGAGAAG GGAGAGCCTCAGTCCATGGCAATGATCTTCCAGCTGGTCACACAGGCCTGTGAGCAACTGGTGCACA ACGAGGTGCTGAAGCTGGATTTGTTCCTGAATGAGATGAGCCGCAAGCCTGTGCCCATTGAGGAGCCAGTGGGTCCCCCAGGAGAGCCTGGTATACCAGGGGGAAAGGGCCCACCAGGACAGAGGGGGAACCAGGGAAGACTGGGAACTAGTGGGGAACCAGGGAAGTCTGGATACCCAGGAGAGCAGG GACGTAGAGGTGTCCCCGGGGAGAAAGGCAGCTTAGGGCCCAATGTCCAGGGACCACAGGGAATCAAAGGATTTGCAG GTCTCCCAGGAGAGGCCAAGCTGGGCAGTCCCGGCCCTAGAGGAGAGGATGGCCAGACGGGACCTCCGGGCATCGCAGGAGCATTCGGGCAGGCAGGAGAGATCGGTCCCCCTGGTGTTTGTGATAGCAGTGGCTGTCATAGAGGTGCTCAGACACAAGCAG AGGACCCATATTTTGGATACCAGCCTTGA
- the dpm1 gene encoding dolichol-phosphate mannosyltransferase subunit 1 — protein MASRKGSQQSRGDGDKYSVLLPTYNERENLPLIVWLLVKYFGESGYEYEIIVIDDGSPDGTLEVAEQLQKIYGEDKILLRPRAKKLGLGTAYIHGIKHARGNYVFIMDADLSHHPKFIPEFIKKQREGGYDLVSGTRYRGDGGVYGWDLRRKLISRGANYVTQVLLRPGASDLTGSFRLYKKEVLERLVERCVSKGYVFQMEMIVRARQLNYTIGEVPISFVDRVYGESKLGGNEIVSFLKGLLTLFATT, from the exons ATGGCAAGCCGAAAAGGTTCACAGCAAAGCCGGGGAGATGGTGATAAATACTCGGTGTTGTTGCCCACTTACAATGAACGAGAGAATCTACCGCTTATTGTGTGGCTATTGGTAAAATACTTCGGTGAAAG TGGATACGAGTACGAGATTATTGTCATTGATGATGGAAGTCCAGATGGGACACTTGAGGTGGCAGAACAACTGCAGAAGATATACGGAGAGGACAAGATA CTCCTTCGACCAAGAGCAAAGAAACTAGGGTTAG GAACTGCCTACATCCATGGCATTAAACATGCCAGAGGGAACTATGTCTTCATAATGGATGCAGACCTCTCCCATCAT CCTAAATTTATTCCAGAATTCATAAA GAAACAGAGGGAAGGCGGGTATGACCTTGTGTCAGGCACCCGATACAGAGGAGATGGGGGCGTGTACGGATGGGACCTGCGCAGGAAACTCATCAG tCGGGGAGCGAACTATGTCACACAGGTGCTGCTGAGACCTGGGGCATCAGACCTGACTGGCAGCTTCAG GCTTTACAAGAAGGAGGTACTGGAGAGActggtggagaggtgtgtgtccaaaGGCTACGTCTTTCAGATGGAGATGATTGTCCGTGCTAGACAGCTGAACTACACCATTGGAGAG GTTCCAATTTCGTTTGTGGATCGTGTTTATGGGGAGTCTAAACTGGGAGGAAATGAAATAGTGTCGTTCCTGAAAGGACTGCTTACTCTCTTCGCGACAACATGA